The following are encoded together in the Vigna unguiculata cultivar IT97K-499-35 chromosome 2, ASM411807v1, whole genome shotgun sequence genome:
- the LOC114174554 gene encoding loricrin-like, with amino-acid sequence MDSSYNSSSKGQDQQQRQQHSPMDLLSSAKNATQSAFSNAASNIANAVGDKVDDFLHHNDSTTTKNNTTTTHSSSKLDSDNRTSSGYGKSGKSESEYGGSGRSSSHDYKSGSAYDDADRSSGDRSGVGYGGDGRSGGGYGGDGISSGGGHSGSGYGGDGISHKGGHTSGGYGGDGISSGGGRSDNRYDGDGIFSGGNRTSGGNRTSGGYGGDGISSAGGHLNSDDGISSGGGRSTSGYGGDGISSGGGHSSTSYGGDGISSGGSHFGSGYSGDGISTGRNHISGGYGGDGISSGGGRSSSGYGGNGLSSGGGHSSSGYGGDGISSGGGRSSSGYGGDGLSSGGGRSSSGYGGDGLSSGGNITSGGYGGDGISSAGGRLSSDDGISSGGGRSSSGYGGDGISSGGGHLSSGDGISSSGGGRSSSGYGGDSRSSGGYNGDGISSGKGHASGGYGGDGISSDGGHSGSGYGDKGRSASGYGGSGGGYGGDDDNRSGGRSRNESYGSGGYENDSRSRSGYTYTN; translated from the coding sequence ATGGATTCCAGTTACAACTCCTCTTCTAAGGGTCAAGATCAACAACAACGCCAACAACATTCTCCCATGGACTTGTTATCTTCTGCAAAGAACGCAACACAATCTGCTTTTTCAAATGCTGCTAGTAACATTGCAAATGCAGTCGGTGACAAGGTTGATGATTTTCTCCACCATAATGACTCAACTACTACAAAgaacaacaccaccaccacccatTCTAGTAGCAAGCTTGATAGTGATAACCGCACTAGCAGTGGTTATGGGAAAAGTGGTAAATCAGAAAGTGAATATGGAGGAAGTGGACGTTCGAGTAGCCATGACTATAAGTCTGGTAGTGCGTATGATGATGCAGATCGTTCAAGTGGAGATCGTTCTGGTGTAGGTTACGGTGGTGATGGTCGTTCCGGTGGTGGATATGGTGGGGATGGAATTTCTAGTGGTGGAGGTCATTCCGGTAGTGGGTACGGTGGTGATGGAATTTCTCACAAGGGAGGTCATACTagtggtggttatggtggtgATGGTATTTCAAGTGGTGGAGGTCGTTCCGATAATAGGTACGATGGTGATGGAATTTTTAGTGGGGGAAATCGTACTAGTGGTGGAAATCGTACTAGTGGTGGTTATGGTGGCGATGGAATTTCTAGTGCTGGAGGTCATTTGAATAGTGATGATGGTATTTCAAGTGGTGGAGGTCGTTCGACCAGTGGTTATGGTGGTGATGGAATTTCTAGCGGTGGAGGTCATTCGAGCACTAGTTATGGTGGTGATGGTATTTCAAGTGGTGGAAGTCATTTTGGTAGTGGGTATAGTGGTGATGGAATTTCTACGGGGAGAAATCATATTAGTGGCGGTTATGGTGGCGATGGAATTTCTAGTGGTGGAGGCCGTTCAAGTAGTGGTTATGGTGGCAATGGACTTTCTAGTGGTGGAGGTCATTCGAGTAGTGGTTATGGTGGCGATGGAATTTCTAGTGGTGGAGGTCGTTCAAGTAGTGGTTATGGTGGCGATGGACTTTCTAGTGGTGGAGGTCGTTCAAGCAGTGGTTATGGTGGCGATGGACTTTCTAGTGGGGGAAATATTACTAGTGGTGGTTATGGTGGGGATGGAATTTCTAGTGCTGGAGGTCGTTTGAGCAGTGATGATGGTATTTCAAGTGGTGGAGGCCGTTCAAGCAGTGGTTATGGTGGCGATGGAATTTCTAGTGGTGGAGGTCATTTGAGCAGTGGTGATGGTATTTCAAGCAGTGGTGGAGGTCGTTCTAGTAGTGGTTATGGTGGTGATAGTCGCTCTAGTGGTGGCTATAATGGTGATGGAATATCTAGTGGAAAAGGTCATGCCAGTGGTGGATATGGAGGTGATGGAATTTCTAGTGACGGAGGTCATTCTGGTAGTGGATATGGTGACAAAGGTCGTTCTGCTAGTGGTTATGGTGGTTCTGGTGGAGGATATGGAGGTGATGATGATAATCGTTCTGGTGGAAGATCTAGGAATGAGAGTTATGGAAGTGGTGGATATGAAAATGATAGTCGTTCAAGAAGTGGATATACTTATACAAATTAG